The Skermanella pratensis genome has a window encoding:
- a CDS encoding Dps family protein, with amino-acid sequence MQIDIGIAENDRREIAEGLSRLLADTYTLYLKTHSFHWNVTGPMFNTLHLMFETQYNELALAVDLIAERIRALGFPAPGSYAQYSALTSIQEATDVPKAEEMIRQLVAGQEAVVRTARSVFPAAEKVGDEPTADLLTQRMQLHEKTAWMLRSMLEG; translated from the coding sequence ATGCAGATCGATATTGGCATCGCCGAAAACGACCGCCGCGAGATTGCCGAGGGCCTGTCCCGGCTGCTGGCCGACACCTACACGCTTTACCTGAAGACCCACAGCTTCCACTGGAACGTGACCGGGCCGATGTTCAACACGCTGCATCTCATGTTCGAGACGCAGTACAACGAGTTGGCGCTGGCCGTGGACCTGATCGCCGAGCGCATCCGCGCCCTCGGCTTCCCGGCTCCCGGCAGCTACGCCCAGTACTCGGCCCTGACCTCGATCCAGGAGGCGACCGACGTGCCCAAGGCGGAGGAGATGATCCGCCAGTTGGTCGCCGGGCAGGAAGCCGTGGTGCGGACCGCGAGGTCGGTCTTCCCCGCCGCCGAGAAGGTCGGCGACGAGCCGACGGCCGACCTGCTGACCCAGCGCATGCAACTCCACGAGAAGACCGCCTGGATGCTGCGCAGCATGCTGGAAGGCTGA
- the msrP gene encoding protein-methionine-sulfoxide reductase catalytic subunit MsrP, whose product MLIRSRRGWELPESAATPEDVFLNRRSLLKAAVAAPAIAAAGSVFGGPAFGQTEVAADDPTAGLYPVPRNERFALDRPVTDPAESTTYTNFYEFGSQKNIWRAAQKLKLRPWTVTFDGMVEQEKTVDIDALLKQMPLEERLYRLRCVEAWSMAVPWSGFPMKALVDFARPLGSAKYVAMRTFQDPGMASGQRQFWYPWPYMEGLTMAEATNELAFMVTGMYGKPVPKQNGAPLRLAVPWKYGFKSIKSIVSFTFTDQRPVSFWEQIQAAEYGFWANVNPEVPHPRWSQAKERVLGTGEMVPTQLYNGYGEYVADLYKDLEGERLYL is encoded by the coding sequence ATGCTGATCCGATCCAGACGGGGATGGGAACTGCCGGAATCGGCGGCGACCCCCGAAGACGTCTTCCTGAACCGGCGCAGCCTGCTGAAGGCCGCCGTGGCAGCGCCGGCCATCGCGGCGGCCGGCTCCGTCTTCGGCGGACCGGCGTTCGGACAGACGGAAGTGGCGGCGGACGATCCGACCGCCGGCCTCTACCCGGTGCCGCGCAACGAGCGTTTCGCGCTGGACCGGCCGGTCACCGACCCGGCGGAGTCCACCACCTATACCAATTTCTACGAGTTCGGATCCCAGAAGAACATCTGGCGGGCGGCGCAGAAGCTCAAGCTGCGGCCCTGGACCGTGACGTTCGACGGCATGGTCGAGCAGGAGAAGACCGTCGATATCGACGCGCTGCTGAAGCAGATGCCGCTGGAGGAGCGCCTCTACCGCCTCCGCTGCGTCGAGGCCTGGTCCATGGCGGTGCCCTGGAGCGGCTTTCCCATGAAGGCGCTGGTCGATTTCGCCCGGCCGCTCGGCTCCGCGAAATACGTGGCGATGCGGACTTTCCAGGATCCCGGGATGGCGAGCGGGCAGCGCCAGTTCTGGTACCCTTGGCCCTATATGGAGGGGCTGACCATGGCCGAGGCGACCAACGAGCTGGCCTTCATGGTGACCGGCATGTACGGCAAGCCGGTGCCCAAGCAGAATGGCGCGCCGCTGCGACTCGCGGTGCCCTGGAAGTACGGGTTCAAGTCGATCAAGTCGATCGTCAGCTTCACCTTCACCGACCAGCGCCCGGTCAGCTTCTGGGAACAGATCCAGGCCGCCGAATACGGATTCTGGGCCAACGTCAACCCCGAGGTGCCCCACCCCCGCTGGAGCCAGGCCAAGGAGCGGGTGCTGGGCACGGGCGAGATGGTGCCGACCCAGCTCTACAACGGATACGGCGAGTACGTCGCGGATCTCTACAAGGATCTTGAGGGAGAGCGGCTGTACCTCTGA
- a CDS encoding Dps family protein has translation MAFESSTEQSHEPMAVHTGIAEDQRKALSDGLAKVLADTYTLLGKTHGFHWNVTGAQFHSLHEMFETQYTDLTTAVDEIAERIRALGYFAPGSLSQFLKLSTIEDEHGVPDARGMLEQLVRDNETVTQACRAVVQICDEANDTVTEDLMNHRMDAHEKAAWMLRSSMS, from the coding sequence ATGGCGTTCGAAAGTTCGACCGAGCAGTCCCATGAGCCGATGGCCGTCCATACCGGTATCGCCGAAGACCAGCGGAAGGCCCTGTCCGACGGCTTGGCGAAGGTGCTGGCCGATACTTACACGCTGCTGGGCAAGACACATGGCTTTCACTGGAACGTAACGGGTGCCCAGTTCCATAGCCTGCACGAGATGTTCGAGACGCAGTATACGGACCTGACCACCGCGGTCGATGAAATCGCGGAGCGCATCCGCGCCCTGGGCTATTTCGCGCCGGGCAGCCTCAGCCAGTTCCTGAAGCTGAGCACGATCGAGGACGAGCACGGCGTACCCGACGCGCGCGGCATGCTGGAGCAGCTGGTGCGTGACAACGAGACCGTCACCCAGGCCTGCCGCGCCGTCGTCCAGATCTGCGACGAGGCCAACGACACCGTCACCGAAGACCTGATGAACCATCGCATGGACGCCCACGAGAAGGCGGCCTGGATGCTTCGCTCCTCCATGAGCTGA
- a CDS encoding response regulator — MTCILIVEDNDLNRDMLSRRLTRRGFRVIVAIDGAAGVETTIREHPDLVLMDMSLPVMDGWQATRTIKADPATSAIPVMALTAHAMTEDRERAMAAGCDEFETKPVDIDRLLAKIEALLTRFPAVSRS, encoded by the coding sequence TTGACTTGTATCCTGATCGTCGAGGACAACGACCTGAACCGCGACATGCTGTCGCGCCGCCTGACACGGCGCGGGTTCCGGGTGATCGTGGCGATCGACGGCGCTGCCGGAGTCGAGACGACGATCCGCGAGCATCCCGACCTCGTCCTGATGGACATGAGCCTGCCGGTGATGGACGGGTGGCAGGCGACCCGCACCATCAAGGCCGATCCGGCGACCTCGGCGATCCCGGTGATGGCCCTGACCGCCCATGCCATGACGGAAGACCGGGAGCGCGCCATGGCGGCCGGTTGCGACGAGTTCGAGACCAAGCCGGTCGACATCGACCGCCTGTTGGCGAAGATCGAGGCTCTGCTGACCCGCTTTCCCGCGGTGAGCAGGTCATGA